The genomic stretch TCGGTCAGATCAATAACCGTGGTGGGCTGTTGCCCCAAAAAACCGCCGTGAATAATCAAATCTACCCGTTTACCCAGTTGTTCCTGAATTTCTTCCGGATCAGATTCGGCAAAATCGTTACCCGGCAGCATCAGCGTGGTTGACATTAACGGCTCATTCAGCACCGACAGCAAGTCCAACGCAATCGGGTTAGACGGCACACGCATACCAATGGTTTTGCGCTTATCGTTCATCAGGCGACGTGGTACTTCTTTGGTTGCCTTGAGAATAAACGTGTAATTACCCGGCGTATTATTTTTGATCAGGCGAAACGCAGCATTATCCACATACGCATAGGAGGACAACTCTGACAGGTCGCGGCACATCAGCGT from Dickeya zeae NCPPB 2538 encodes the following:
- a CDS encoding L-threonylcarbamoyladenylate synthase, which codes for MSQFFYIHPQNPQPRLINQTVEILRKSGVIVYPTDSGYALGCMLEDKAAMERICRIRELDQNHNFTLMCRDLSELSSYAYVDNAAFRLIKNNTPGNYTFILKATKEVPRRLMNDKRKTIGMRVPSNPIALDLLSVLNEPLMSTTLMLPGNDFAESDPEEIQEQLGKRVDLIIHGGFLGQQPTTVIDLTEDVPVVVREGTGDVTPFL